A window from Candidatus Krumholzibacteriia bacterium encodes these proteins:
- a CDS encoding nucleotide pyrophosphohydrolase → MSLAEMQRRVDDWIMQFEEGYWPPLSMLARLSEEVGELARELNHHYGHKPKKADERPGDIALEVADILFVLTCLCNSLQIDMTQAFERVLAKYTHRDARRWTPRRVR, encoded by the coding sequence CTGAGCCTGGCCGAGATGCAGCGCCGGGTGGACGATTGGATTATGCAGTTCGAGGAAGGCTACTGGCCGCCGCTCTCCATGCTGGCCCGTCTCAGCGAGGAGGTGGGGGAGCTGGCGCGGGAGCTGAACCATCACTACGGCCACAAGCCGAAGAAGGCCGACGAGCGCCCTGGTGACATCGCCCTGGAGGTGGCGGATATCCTCTTCGTCCTGACCTGCCTGTGCAACTCGTTGCAGATCGACATGACGCAGGCCTTCGAGCGCGTCCTCGCCAAGTACACGCACCGCGACGCCCGCCGCTGGACGCCGCGCCGCGTTCGATGA
- a CDS encoding alpha/beta hydrolase fold domain-containing protein encodes MTKMLAALCVLAGFLHSTPLFAQADREPPLDRVYREIGGDSLHAYVFLPREDGKSDTTNAILLFHGGGWSAGAPEWTFAAAQRFADAGLVAVAVEYRLSTGEVTPIEALADACAAFAWIQTHAAEFGSSGRAAAYGVSAGGQLVAATVTVGCPDDRAAPEALLLWSPALDLVGDRYFTTLLQGRANAAELSPARHVGRRTPPTCIVHGEKDTLTPLAGVKRYCAALTALGRRCDLHVYPGVGHLLTRNLTNQESDFDPDPVARADGIAQQTEFLRSLGFLPGAGR; translated from the coding sequence ATGACGAAGATGCTCGCCGCACTCTGTGTCCTGGCGGGGTTCCTACACTCCACGCCGCTCTTCGCGCAGGCCGACCGCGAGCCGCCTCTCGATCGAGTGTATCGGGAGATCGGTGGTGATTCCCTCCACGCCTACGTCTTCCTCCCGCGTGAAGACGGGAAGAGCGACACCACGAACGCGATCCTCCTGTTCCACGGTGGTGGATGGAGTGCTGGCGCGCCGGAGTGGACCTTCGCGGCGGCGCAGCGCTTCGCCGATGCGGGCCTGGTCGCCGTTGCCGTCGAGTACCGCCTGTCGACCGGAGAGGTCACGCCCATCGAGGCGCTGGCCGATGCTTGTGCGGCTTTCGCTTGGATACAGACGCACGCAGCGGAGTTTGGCTCGAGTGGACGCGCAGCGGCCTACGGAGTCTCGGCAGGTGGACAGCTCGTGGCGGCTACGGTGACCGTTGGTTGCCCAGACGACAGGGCCGCCCCGGAGGCATTGCTTCTCTGGTCCCCGGCACTGGATCTCGTCGGCGATCGTTATTTCACCACTCTGCTGCAGGGTCGTGCGAACGCCGCTGAGCTTTCTCCGGCTCGGCACGTGGGTCGCCGTACACCGCCGACCTGCATCGTTCATGGCGAAAAGGACACGCTCACGCCGTTGGCCGGAGTCAAACGGTATTGCGCCGCGCTCACGGCGCTGGGACGCAGGTGCGATCTGCATGTCTACCCTGGGGTGGGGCACTTGCTCACGAGGAACCTCACGAACCAAGAGAGCGACTTCGACCCCGACCCCGTGGCCCGTGCCGATGGGATTGCGCAGCAGACCGAGTTCTTGCGGAGCCTGGGCTTCCTGCCAGGGGCAGGACGTTAG